From Macaca mulatta isolate MMU2019108-1 chromosome 3, T2T-MMU8v2.0, whole genome shotgun sequence, the proteins below share one genomic window:
- the PRSS1 gene encoding trypsin-1 precursor (The RefSeq protein has 2 substitutions compared to this genomic sequence), whose amino-acid sequence MNPLLILTFVGAAVAAPFDDDDKIVGGYTCGKNSLPYQVSLNSGYHFCGGSLINNQWVVSAGHCYKTRIQVRLGEHNIEVLEGTEQFINAAKIIRHPNYNRNTLNNDILLIKLSSPAVINARVSTISLPTAPPAAGAKCLISGWGNTLSSGADYPDELQCLEAPVLTQAKCEASYPGRITSNMFCAGFLEGGKDSCQGDSGGPVVSNGQLQGIVSWGDGCAQKNKPGVYTKVYNYLTWIKNTIAANS is encoded by the exons ATGAATCCACTCCTGATCCTTACCTTTGTGGGAGCTGCTG TTGCTGCCCCCTTTGACGATGATGACAAGATCGTTGGGGGCTACACCTGTGGGAAGAATTCTCTCCCCTACCAGGTGTCCCTGAATTCTGGCTACCACTTCTGCGGTGGCTCCCTCATTAACAACCAGTGGGTGGTATCAGCAGGTCACTGCTACAAGAC CCGCATCCAGGTGAGACTGGGAGAGCACAACATCGAAGTCGTGGAGGGAACTGAGCAGTTCATCAATGCAGCCAAGATCATCCGCCACCCCAGTTATAACAGGAATACTCTGAACAATGACATCCTGCTGATCAAGCTCTCCTCACCTGCCGTCATCAATGCCCGCGTGTCCACCATCTCTCTGCCCACCGCCCCTCCAGCTGCTGGCGCCAAGTGCCTCATCTCTGGCTGGGGAAACACTCTGAGCTCTGGTG CCGACTACCCAGATGAGCTGCAGTGCCTGGAAGCTCCTGTGCTGACCCAGGCTAAGTGTGAAGCCTCCTACCCTGGAAGGATTACCAGCAACATGTTCTGTGCGGGCTTCCTTGAGGGAGGCAAGGATTCTTGCCAG GGTGACTCTGGTGGCCCTGTTGTCTCCAACGGACAGCTCCAAGGCATTGTCTCCTGGGGCGATGGCTGTGCCCAGAAGAACAAGCCTGGAGTCTACACCAAGGTCTACAACTATTTGACCTGGATTAAGAATACCATAGCTGCGAACAGCTAA